CGTAttactttgcttttggtGGATGCCATCGTCTACGCGCTCATGATGAGTCTGGAAAGCAAAAGGTTCGTTGTAAATTGGTCAATTGCTCTCCTAATACTCTGCGTTTGTACTTGGGTGCTACTGCAAACAAATATCTGGATAACTAAAGCGAATGCAAACTAAAATGATAACTATTGTATTGGTACTACTCGATTTACCACCCATTgcattgattttttttgttcttcgtTATGAGAAAAAgtaatgaaaataaagaaaataaagatgCCAAAGCCTAGTTTTTTGATTCCCAGAACTCgttaatattttgaaaagtttgtttgATCTTGATACCGCCAAGGCTGTGTCTGTTGCAggatttttggtttatgTTTTAATAGTAATTTATATACAGATAGAAGTATATTATCATACTTTGTAATCAACCTCTTATTTATACGAGATAAACCAAGTCGTAGGCACTTAAGCGGTTTGTAAAAATGAGTAATGAtcgaaagagaaaagcGGCATGACCGTTGCATTCTGCCTTCTTAATTTGTATGCACCTATGTTTCATTAATTATTACTTTTGGTATTATATTGTTTGTCATTTCGATGATTAGCAATGTTTTGGCAATACTCAGCCAAATTTCAAGTGCAGGCAAACGAAGCTATACATATGTATTGTAGTCTCATTCGAAAAGGGATAGAATTCATtaagaaaagatatataaGTTAAAtcattcattaaatttacaaaaaaagcctTAATTAAATCACATTCAACGAAGTTTAAAGATAGTGAGCCGAAACCTTTCATAAATAGATTCATATTTTGTCATTTTCCTAGCGAGGCATCTTTTGCAGATTACTTATACAATCGTACGCCATGTTATCGATGAGTTCCTTGGGTAAAGACTTTCGTTTGCTAAGTTCTATAGATCTTTCGATAATCATGGACAGCTGAGAGGCTGACATTGCCGTCGTAAGCTTTGAATAAGTATTGGAATCAGGcgaagaaaaggaactcCGTTGCGGATTGTGTGAAGGGAAAGAAGGGACAGGGTTTAAGAACGGATGCATTAGTAGTTCCGGAATTGTtaacctttttttctggTCTCGTTGCAAACATCGTTTCATAACGTCCATTAGGTCGGGTCCAACTACCACCCCATGTGGATGCACATTATGAGGAGTTTCATAGTTTGCGGATGGAGGGACGGCAATTTCAGGGAATTGTATTTGATGGCGCTCGTCAGGAATTGCTGCTATTGCTTgtatcatttttaaatgaGCAAAGGGCGCTCTTCCATACACCATTTGATAAAGAATACAGCCCAAGCTCCAAACGTCACTCGGCCTTCCCAGCTTTACTAATTTCACGCCTAGATCTGTATTTGCATTCATGTCAGTCAACGCTTCTGGTGCCATATAATTGATAGTTCCGATATGCGAATCTCGATGAATGTTGGTAGTATCATTCCCTATCGCTTTTGCAATTCCGAAATCGATAAGTTTTAGACTTCCTtcaaccaaaagaaaattagCTGGTTTCAGGTCTGAATGAACAATATTTTGCTCATGGACGATTTGGACAGCCTGCAGCATTTGTTCCCAGTACATCCGTATAAAATTAAGATTAATTGGCTTCGTTGCATATTTATTAAGGAGCCTAGCCAGGTCAGTCTCCCCGTATTCCATTACCATATTTAATTGCCCAATAGAATTGTTTGCTTCGGCAGCATACAATTTTACTATCCGATCATTCCCCGATAACTTTCTTAAGAGAgcaatttcgtttttgtaACCCTGAACAGTCGAAAAATCAGCTTGTAAAAAGCTAACTTCCTTAAGAGCATATAGCCGACCATTTTCGGGTGAATATATTCGAAACACTGTGCTACTGCCACCTTTACCCACTATGCCTAACTTAATAAAGGGCAAGTTAGCAACCGTCGCTACATCCTGGAGAAATTTAGGAACGCCATTGATGTGAGACTGATCAACCAGggaattcatttttggagGAGGGCCATGTAATTGCTGTTGCTGATGAACATAATGATTTTCCTGCAAAGGCACAGAAGGCGCTTTCATTGTCGAGCTATTATCAGATGCAAGTTCCTTCAAGCGCGGCTTTACAAATaaagattcttcaaaattagCAGGGTTAACCTCAGCACGCATAGGAACATCCTGTGCATTAGGTAGTGAGGCTGCTTGGATATCAGGTAGGAAATTAGGCGTTTGAGAAGGAAGCGCAAATGGTGAAGTAGTTGAATTCTCAGAGGATTTCATTTCAACATCATTTTCGTAGTCATCTTCAATGTTATGATTTATAGGTTTCATTCCTGAGGGAATCTTAACATCCGAGGATAGCGTGTACTCAGCGCGTTTTGGTGGTCCCAAACCTATCCGGCCAATTCGACGCCAACGGGAGACCGAAAGCGACCCGGGAGTCTTGTTGTGTGTTTTTGACATAGAATCGGTATCTTGTGTTTCCATTGATTGCATACGCGTGGAGTTTTGAGCGGGCATAGGGGTAACTACGTGCTCATGTGAACGAATGGGTTGGATAGCAGGAGATTTTACCTCTTTATTAGGAAGTGTTCCATGCGAAGCTATAATAAAAGGTTCTGATTCCTTAGGGCGAGCCTGAAAGGCTTTTTCTGCTGTGTTTGCATCACTGGACCTTCTATGCAAATGATCGCTGATGACTGTCCCATCAGAATGTGTGCTTTTTGATGAGAATGTGTCATTCTTAAGTGAAAGGTCCTGATCCTCTGAATCCTCAAGAAATGAAAGCGATTCTTCGTCAAACGAGGAGTCTGAAACTAAGTCCGCAATATTGTTCACAAGTGGATCACGGTTAGACATATACCCGATTAGCAGAAAGGAAGCATTCCAATTTTCTCGAATGGCTGCTTATATATTCACTATTACTGCGATTATAATGTTATAGCTAAATCGTTCTTGAAACATGTATCCACTAGGGAAAAACCAAGAGGATAAAGGTCCTGACAACTGTTACTTGTGATTGGAAGGTAGTCTATAGGCAATGCAGCGAATCGCCTTAAATGATGGtagtaaagaaaatatcatATTAATCtaaagatgaaagaaatgaattggaaaaaaagcGAATGTAGTTGCTTTCAGTTAAGTAGGATTActaatttatttcatttcatttaatATTCGAGTATCTCTCGATTTCGTAGCATGCAGCATACGAATAATCGGTAAGGACCAAACTGGCATGAGAAACTCCATGGGAAGGAGCTTAAAGCTAAATATCGTGAAGCCAGAGGCAGGGTTCAAAATAGCTTTTGATGTAGttaatcaaaaataaatagagaAGGCATTTGTTAAGAACGTTACTTGCGTAGTCAGTCCAACTGGtaataaatagaaagagcaaaaatgaaagctAAGTGAAATATCATGAAAgacaccaaaaaaaaaaaaaaaaacagattATTATGGAGCcttaatttttattaaaggGGAGgggaaacaaaaagattaCCGACTGGAATGTCCTTCAGCAAGTATTTCTTCAATCCCCGATGGCCAAGACCATCCACTTTGAATAAGATTTCGACGAATTCTACGGTGATGAATATGATTCTGCTCCTgaaattggaaaacaaGAGATCTTGGACTCAACTGACGCCATTTGGTTTTGTGATAGCAAGTATCATTACGCTCAGGATACAGATCGGTTAAAGTAGAAATGACACGATGTTGACGGGCAAATGCTTGCATTTGTAAATCAAAATCCAAAGACAAGCACGAAGGGCAGACGAAGGCACCACAAACCATACACCGTCTTAGGTCAATGCAATAACGACAAAGTGGTTTGCTCCATTTTTCTGAGCAATATAAACAAGGAGGAAGTACTTTGAGCATGTACAAATCTGCAATCTCACTTTCGTGATCTGCTATTTTACATGCATTTAAAGGGCATCGATGAGCATCGGTATTTATAGGGCGTCCATGCGTTGTGCTGATTTGATCTAATGCATTTTGAAATACAACTAAGCGATCGTGCCAGGCGCTGGTCAACCGATCGTCTTCTGTACCGTCTGGCATTAGAGGTTTTTGTAATTCTAGACCATCAATACCCATAACATGAAAGTTTTCAAGCGAGAGAACTCTGTTTTTTGTTACAGTTTGGAAAAGTTCAAGAAGGTCTAATACTGAAACCCCTTGACACCAACGTATACTAAGCGTCCGAAGGGAAGGTATATTTGATAAAATATAAGCGACTGTGGAAATTTTTATACCGGTCCCATCCAACACAATAATGTTTAGTCcttgaaacttttcaaGCATAGTGCATACAAAGGGATCCTGGATTTGTGGCCGTAAGATAGAGGGTCTTCcgtatatttgtttttcataagTCCACAAATCATCATTTGCAACGGTAATGGTTCTTTGATAGGGCAATTCGGTAGGACTTGCATCAGTGAATCGACATTCCTCCAGACGACATTTTTGAAGCCAATGATAAAAGTGTCGATTGACGTGCATAAGTCTgtacaaattaaaaatgTCAAGATAGTTCACAATCAGAGACCAAATATCTCGATTTGTGAGAAACCTTTGGGAGATTCCTTGACTTATCTCGACTGGTCCCTCATGTTTCTGTATAGAAAGACCTGTCAAACTCCTCGTTGCATATTCCAGTTCTTTGtcgtaaaaagaagaagatgccATTGATATTGGAATAAAACGAGTAAACGAGTTAGATTGTGGTTACTTGGACCTCAAGGTCAATTTCCTTTACTAGGTAGACGAAGACCAAAGCAAGTCAACTTTCTGTCAGattaattaaattttcAACTTAAAGCTTCAGTCCATAGATATCTGAATCCTTTTCTCTCCAATCTTTTAACCACTCAAATTTGGGAGgttatttttaatatagAGGTTCAGgtcgaaaaaaaagtgtaT
The nucleotide sequence above comes from Schizosaccharomyces osmophilus chromosome 3, complete sequence. Encoded proteins:
- the mph1 gene encoding dual specificity protein kinase Mph1; its protein translation is MSNRDPLVNNIADLVSDSSFDEESLSFLEDSEDQDLSLKNDTFSSKSTHSDGTVISDHLHRRSSDANTAEKAFQARPKESEPFIIASHGTLPNKEVKSPAIQPIRSHEHVVTPMPAQNSTRMQSMETQDTDSMSKTHNKTPGSLSVSRWRRIGRIGLGPPKRAEYTLSSDVKIPSGMKPINHNIEDDYENDVEMKSSENSTTSPFALPSQTPNFLPDIQAASLPNAQDVPMRAEVNPANFEESLFVKPRLKELASDNSSTMKAPSVPLQENHYVHQQQQLHGPPPKMNSLVDQSHINGVPKFLQDVATVANLPFIKLGIVGKGGSSTVFRIYSPENGRLYALKEVSFLQADFSTVQGYKNEIALLRKLSGNDRIVKLYAAEANNSIGQLNMVMEYGETDLARLLNKYATKPINLNFIRMYWEQMLQAVQIVHEQNIVHSDLKPANFLLVEGSLKLIDFGIAKAIGNDTTNIHRDSHIGTINYMAPEALTDMNANTDLGVKLVKLGRPSDVWSLGCILYQMVYGRAPFAHLKMIQAIAAIPDERHQIQFPEIAVPPSANYETPHNVHPHGVVVGPDLMDVMKRCLQRDQKKRLTIPELLMHPFLNPVPSFPSHNPQRSSFSSPDSNTYSKLTTAMSASQLSMIIERSIELSKRKSLPKELIDNMAYDCISNLQKMPR
- the pof13 gene encoding F-box protein Pof13, with the translated sequence MASSSFYDKELEYATRSLTGLSIQKHEGPVEISQGISQRFLTNRDIWSLIVNYLDIFNLYRLMHVNRHFYHWLQKCRLEECRFTDASPTELPYQRTITVANDDLWTYEKQIYGRPSILRPQIQDPFVCTMLEKFQGLNIIVLDGTGIKISTVAYILSNIPSLRTLSIRWCQGVSVLDLLELFQTVTKNRVLSLENFHVMGIDGLELQKPLMPDGTEDDRLTSAWHDRLVVFQNALDQISTTHGRPINTDAHRCPLNACKIADHESEIADLYMLKVLPPCLYCSEKWSKPLCRYCIDLRRCMVCGAFVCPSCLSLDFDLQMQAFARQHRVISTLTDLYPERNDTCYHKTKWRQLSPRSLVFQFQEQNHIHHRRIRRNLIQSGWSWPSGIEEILAEGHSSR